A stretch of Cupriavidus necator DNA encodes these proteins:
- a CDS encoding YajQ family cyclic di-GMP-binding protein, producing the protein MPSFDVVCEANMVEVKNAVEQANKEISTRFDFKGSDARVEHKENELTAFADDDFKLSQVKDVLINKMAKRNVDVRFLDYGKIDKISGDKVKQVISIKKGVTGDLSKKIVRIIKDSKIKVQASIQGDAVRVSGAKRDDLQSVMAMLRKDVSEAPLDFNNFRD; encoded by the coding sequence ATGCCGTCGTTTGATGTAGTGTGCGAAGCGAACATGGTTGAGGTGAAGAACGCCGTCGAGCAGGCCAACAAGGAAATCTCGACGCGCTTCGATTTCAAGGGCTCGGACGCCCGGGTCGAGCACAAGGAAAATGAACTGACTGCCTTTGCCGACGATGATTTCAAGCTGAGCCAGGTCAAGGATGTGCTGATCAACAAGATGGCCAAGCGCAACGTTGACGTGCGCTTCCTGGACTACGGCAAGATCGACAAGATCAGCGGTGACAAGGTCAAGCAGGTGATCTCGATCAAGAAGGGCGTGACCGGCGACCTGTCCAAGAAGATCGTGCGCATCATCAAGGACAGCAAGATCAAGGTGCAGGCCAGCATCCAGGGCGATGCGGTGCGCGTGTCGGGCGCCAAGCGCGACGACCTGCAAAGCGTGATGGCGATGCTGCGCAAGGACGTGTCCGAGGCGCCGCTGGACTTCAACAACTTCCGCGACTGA
- the argF gene encoding ornithine carbamoyltransferase has product MSSTPIKHYLQFSDFTPDEYEYLLDRARILKAKFKNYETWHPLHDRTLAMIFEKNSTRTRLSFEAGIHQLGGHAVFLNTRDSQLGRGEPIEDAAQVISRMVDIIMIRTFGQDIIERFAAHSRVPVINGLTNEYHPCQVLADVFTYIEQRGSIRGKTVAWIGDANNMAYTWIQAAERLGFTFHFSAPPGYQLDPAMVPASAAGLVKVFDDPLTACQGASLVTTDVWTSMGFEAENDARKRAFKDWMVTTPMMDRAAPDALFMHCLPAHRGEEVEAAVIDGPKSVVWEEAENRLHVQKALMEYLLCGRY; this is encoded by the coding sequence ATGAGCTCAACCCCGATCAAGCATTACCTCCAGTTCAGCGACTTCACTCCCGACGAGTATGAGTACCTGCTGGATCGCGCGCGGATCCTGAAGGCCAAGTTCAAGAACTACGAGACCTGGCACCCGCTGCACGACCGCACGCTGGCCATGATCTTCGAGAAGAATTCCACGCGTACGCGCCTGTCGTTCGAAGCCGGCATCCACCAGCTGGGCGGCCACGCGGTGTTCCTGAACACGCGCGACTCGCAGCTGGGCCGCGGCGAGCCGATCGAGGATGCGGCGCAGGTGATCTCGCGCATGGTCGACATCATCATGATCCGCACCTTCGGCCAGGACATCATCGAGCGCTTTGCCGCGCATTCGCGCGTGCCGGTGATCAACGGCCTGACCAACGAATACCACCCGTGCCAGGTGCTGGCCGACGTCTTCACCTACATCGAGCAGCGCGGCAGTATCCGCGGCAAGACCGTGGCGTGGATCGGCGATGCCAACAACATGGCCTACACCTGGATCCAGGCCGCCGAGCGGCTCGGCTTCACCTTCCATTTCTCGGCGCCGCCGGGCTACCAGCTTGATCCGGCGATGGTGCCGGCGTCGGCAGCCGGCCTGGTCAAGGTCTTCGACGATCCGCTAACGGCCTGCCAGGGCGCCAGCCTGGTCACCACCGATGTCTGGACCAGCATGGGCTTCGAGGCCGAGAACGACGCCCGCAAGCGCGCCTTCAAGGACTGGATGGTCACGACCCCGATGATGGACCGCGCCGCGCCCGACGCGCTCTTCATGCACTGCCTGCCGGCGCACCGCGGCGAGGAAGTCGAGGCCGCCGTGATCGACGGTCCCAAGAGCGTGGTCTGGGAAGAGGCCGAGAACCGCCTGCACGTGCAGAAGGCGCTGATGGAATACCTGCTCTGCGGCCGCTACTGA
- a CDS encoding VOC family protein: protein MDDPFRRTAFGAALFYKDPLAALDWLERAFGFERVMVIRDQQDQLVHSEMRFGDSYLMVGSEWADFTASPASIGGKNTQTLHVHLREGLDQHCERARAAGAVILREPQDEFYGDRTYTARDAEGHVWTFGQTVRKVTREEAEQASGLKIDGWA from the coding sequence ATGGACGATCCCTTCCGCCGCACCGCGTTCGGTGCGGCCCTCTTCTACAAGGACCCGCTGGCGGCCCTGGACTGGCTGGAGCGCGCCTTCGGCTTTGAGCGGGTCATGGTGATCCGCGACCAGCAGGACCAGCTGGTGCATTCTGAAATGCGTTTCGGCGACAGCTACCTGATGGTGGGCAGCGAGTGGGCGGACTTTACCGCCAGCCCGGCCTCGATCGGGGGCAAGAATACCCAGACCCTGCACGTGCACCTGCGGGAAGGGCTGGACCAGCATTGCGAGCGCGCCCGCGCCGCCGGCGCCGTGATCCTGCGCGAGCCGCAGGACGAGTTCTACGGCGACCGGACCTACACGGCCCGGGACGCGGAGGGCCATGTCTGGACCTTCGGCCAGACTGTGCGCAAGGTCACCAGGGAAGAAGCCGAGCAGGCCAGCGGGCTCAAGATCGACGGCTGGGCCTGA
- the clpS gene encoding ATP-dependent Clp protease adapter ClpS produces the protein MATRLANVPQREAGTILERKEQALKPPAMFKVVLLNDDYTPMEFVVMILQQYFSRDRETATQIMLTVHREGKGVCGIYTRDIAATKVELVSTHARQAGHPLQCVMEEA, from the coding sequence ATGGCTACACGGCTTGCGAATGTCCCACAACGCGAAGCGGGCACCATCCTGGAGCGGAAAGAGCAGGCGCTTAAACCGCCCGCCATGTTCAAGGTGGTGCTGCTTAATGACGACTACACTCCGATGGAGTTTGTAGTGATGATCCTGCAGCAGTATTTCAGCAGGGACCGGGAAACGGCGACGCAGATCATGCTCACCGTGCACCGGGAAGGAAAGGGCGTCTGCGGTATCTACACCAGGGATATTGCAGCGACCAAGGTCGAGCTGGTGTCAACGCACGCGCGGCAGGCGGGGCATCCCCTGCAGTGCGTGATGGAGGAAGCATGA
- a CDS encoding DUF192 domain-containing protein, whose amino-acid sequence MSFLSNTLLSRCSSIAGLLALSAGIAHAQAALPVVPLTAGMFAIQAEVAATPAAREQGLMYRTTMAPNAGMLFVFEQKAGHCFWMRNTELPLSIAFLADDGTIVNIEDMAPRTESNHCPKAAIRYALEMNRGWFAQKGIKAGAKIGGLPQPR is encoded by the coding sequence ATGTCCTTCCTGTCCAACACGCTGTTGTCACGATGCTCCTCGATTGCCGGCCTGCTCGCGCTGAGCGCCGGGATCGCGCACGCGCAGGCCGCGCTGCCGGTGGTGCCGCTCACCGCAGGCATGTTTGCAATCCAGGCCGAGGTTGCCGCCACGCCGGCGGCACGCGAGCAGGGGCTGATGTACCGCACGACCATGGCCCCCAACGCCGGCATGCTGTTCGTGTTCGAGCAGAAGGCGGGCCACTGCTTCTGGATGCGCAACACCGAGCTGCCGCTGTCGATCGCCTTCCTGGCCGATGACGGCACCATCGTCAATATCGAGGACATGGCGCCGCGCACGGAGAGCAATCATTGCCCGAAGGCGGCGATCCGCTATGCGCTGGAAATGAACAGGGGATGGTTCGCGCAGAAAGGCATCAAGGCCGGCGCGAAAATCGGCGGACTGCCGCAGCCTCGCTGA
- a CDS encoding cold-shock protein — protein MASGIVKWFNDAKGFGFIKPDEGEEELFAHFSAIQMSGFKTLKEGQRVSFEVVQGPKGKQATNIQDAS, from the coding sequence ATGGCAAGCGGTATCGTCAAATGGTTCAATGACGCCAAGGGCTTCGGGTTCATCAAGCCGGACGAGGGCGAAGAAGAACTGTTTGCGCACTTTTCGGCTATCCAGATGTCCGGCTTCAAGACGCTGAAGGAAGGTCAACGCGTCTCGTTCGAGGTGGTCCAGGGCCCCAAGGGCAAGCAAGCCACCAATATCCAGGACGCCAGCTAA
- a CDS encoding DUF3579 domain-containing protein has product MNPNVREFFIQGITKEGKTFRPSDWAERLCGVMAQFRPEGDSGDPRLTYSPYVRPIFAGNVKCVVVDVRLRDIEPKALDFVLNFARDNNLQLVEACSLE; this is encoded by the coding sequence ATGAACCCCAACGTTCGCGAATTCTTTATCCAAGGCATTACCAAGGAAGGCAAGACCTTCCGCCCGAGCGACTGGGCCGAACGGCTGTGCGGCGTGATGGCGCAGTTCCGCCCCGAGGGCGACAGCGGCGACCCGCGCCTGACCTACTCCCCCTACGTGCGGCCGATCTTCGCCGGCAATGTCAAATGCGTGGTGGTGGACGTGCGGCTGCGCGACATTGAACCCAAGGCGCTGGATTTCGTGCTTAACTTTGCGCGCGACAACAACCTGCAGCTGGTTGAAGCCTGTTCGCTGGAATAA
- the murJ gene encoding murein biosynthesis integral membrane protein MurJ — MNLLKALATISSLTMLSRITGLVREILIARAFGASEMTDAFNVAFRIPNLLRRIFGEGAFSQAFVPILGEYHTKRGDEPTKTLIDAVATVMTWVLMGVSLLGVIGAPLVMTAVATGFRGQSETYTAAVFMTRVMFPYIGLISLVALASGILNTWRKFAVPAFTPVLLNLCLIIAALFVGPHMDQPIYAQAWGVLVGGVLQLAIQVPALRRLGVMPRLSFNLRAAWSDPGVRRILRQMGPALLAVSVAQISQIINTNIASRLAAGSVSYLTYADRLMEFPTALLGVALGTILLPSLSKANASGDHAEYSSLLDWGLRLTFLLAVPCAVGLFVFGAPLTAVLFNYGKFDAHAVEMTRQALVSYGVGLMGLISIKILAPGFYARQDIRTPVKIALLVLVITQACNYAFVPWIGHAGLALSISAGATINALLLFFGLRRRGLYRPAPGWWLFLAQLCASVLLLSGMLLWFARNFDWIGLGATPLLRIALLASCLVLAAVVYFGTLWLMGLRYSAFRRRAG, encoded by the coding sequence TTGAACCTGCTCAAAGCGCTCGCCACCATCAGCAGCCTTACGATGCTCTCGCGCATCACCGGCCTCGTGCGCGAAATCCTGATCGCCCGCGCCTTCGGCGCGTCGGAGATGACCGACGCGTTCAACGTGGCCTTCCGCATTCCCAACCTGCTGCGCCGCATTTTCGGCGAAGGCGCGTTCTCGCAGGCCTTCGTGCCGATCCTGGGCGAATACCACACCAAGCGCGGCGACGAGCCGACCAAGACACTGATCGACGCCGTCGCCACGGTCATGACCTGGGTGCTGATGGGCGTGTCCCTGCTTGGCGTGATCGGGGCACCGCTGGTGATGACCGCGGTCGCCACCGGCTTCCGCGGGCAAAGCGAGACCTATACCGCGGCCGTGTTCATGACGCGGGTGATGTTCCCGTATATCGGCCTGATCTCGCTGGTGGCGCTGGCGTCCGGCATCCTCAATACCTGGCGCAAGTTCGCGGTGCCGGCCTTCACGCCGGTGCTGCTCAACCTGTGCCTGATCATCGCGGCCCTGTTCGTCGGCCCGCACATGGACCAGCCGATCTACGCGCAGGCGTGGGGCGTGCTGGTCGGCGGCGTGCTGCAGCTGGCGATCCAGGTGCCGGCGCTGCGGCGCCTGGGCGTGATGCCGCGGCTGAGCTTCAACCTGCGCGCGGCGTGGTCCGATCCCGGCGTGCGCCGCATCCTGCGGCAGATGGGGCCGGCGCTGCTGGCCGTGTCGGTGGCGCAGATCAGCCAGATCATCAATACCAATATCGCCTCGCGGCTGGCCGCGGGCAGCGTCTCTTACCTGACCTATGCCGACCGGCTGATGGAATTCCCGACCGCGCTGCTGGGCGTGGCGCTGGGGACCATCCTGCTGCCGAGCCTGTCCAAGGCCAACGCCTCGGGCGACCATGCCGAGTACTCGAGCCTGCTCGACTGGGGCCTGCGCCTGACCTTCCTGCTGGCGGTGCCCTGCGCGGTGGGGCTGTTCGTGTTCGGCGCGCCGCTGACCGCCGTGCTGTTCAACTATGGCAAGTTCGACGCCCACGCGGTCGAGATGACGCGCCAGGCGCTGGTCTCGTACGGCGTCGGCCTGATGGGGCTGATTTCGATCAAGATCCTGGCGCCCGGCTTCTATGCGCGCCAGGATATCCGCACGCCGGTGAAGATCGCACTGCTGGTGCTTGTGATCACGCAGGCCTGCAACTATGCGTTCGTGCCGTGGATCGGCCATGCCGGGCTGGCGCTGTCGATCAGCGCCGGCGCCACCATCAACGCGCTGCTGCTGTTCTTCGGCCTGCGCCGGCGCGGCCTGTACCGGCCGGCGCCGGGCTGGTGGCTGTTCCTGGCGCAGCTGTGCGCCTCGGTGCTGCTGCTGTCCGGCATGCTGCTCTGGTTCGCGCGCAACTTCGACTGGATCGGGCTGGGCGCGACGCCGCTGCTGCGCATCGCGCTGCTGGCTTCGTGCCTGGTACTTGCAGCGGTGGTCTACTTCGGTACACTGTGGCTCATGGGACTGCGCTACTCTGCCTTCAGGCGCCGCGCCGGCTGA
- a CDS encoding SirB1 family protein yields the protein MTSTKVLDYFASLVADENGIPLTETALSIAQDAYPDLDLQSELAALDVLALRLKRRIAEGTPAIQRLRLLNHFFYRDLGFGPNANDYYDPDNSYLNVVLRQRRGIPISLAVLFMELGQQIGLPLKGVSFPNHFLLRMTIPAGEVILDPLTGETLSKERLQEMLDPYLEREGISDASQVPLGLFLRAASHREIVARMLRNLKAIYLQESRWQRLLAVQNRLVILLPGSIEEVRDRGLAYANLECFRPALADLEAYVLARPDAADIGQIRERMPALRMMSRSLN from the coding sequence ATGACATCCACCAAAGTCCTGGATTATTTCGCCAGCCTCGTGGCTGACGAAAACGGCATCCCGCTGACCGAAACCGCGCTGTCCATCGCGCAGGACGCCTACCCCGACCTGGACCTGCAGTCCGAGCTTGCGGCGCTGGACGTGCTGGCGCTGCGCCTGAAGCGCCGGATCGCCGAAGGCACCCCCGCGATCCAGCGGCTGCGCCTGCTGAACCATTTCTTCTATCGCGACCTGGGTTTCGGCCCGAACGCGAACGACTACTACGACCCCGACAACTCCTACCTGAACGTGGTGCTGCGCCAGCGGCGCGGCATCCCGATCTCGCTTGCGGTGCTGTTCATGGAGCTGGGCCAGCAGATCGGCCTGCCGCTCAAGGGCGTGTCGTTCCCCAACCATTTCCTGCTGCGCATGACGATTCCTGCCGGCGAGGTGATCCTGGACCCGCTCACCGGCGAGACCCTGTCGAAGGAACGGCTGCAGGAAATGCTGGACCCGTACCTGGAGCGCGAAGGCATCAGCGATGCCAGCCAGGTGCCGCTGGGCCTGTTCCTGCGCGCGGCCAGCCACCGCGAGATCGTCGCACGCATGCTGCGCAACCTGAAGGCGATCTACCTGCAGGAGTCGCGCTGGCAGAGGCTGCTGGCGGTGCAGAACCGGCTGGTGATCCTGCTGCCGGGTTCGATCGAGGAAGTGCGCGACCGGGGGCTGGCGTACGCCAACCTGGAGTGCTTCCGCCCTGCGCTGGCCGACCTGGAAGCCTATGTGCTCGCCCGGCCCGATGCGGCCGATATCGGCCAGATCCGCGAGCGCATGCCGGCGCTGCGGATGATGAGCCGCAGCCTCAACTAA
- the murB gene encoding UDP-N-acetylmuramate dehydrogenase encodes MADFHEFYPLRRHNTFGFDARARFAVHVRSEADLTAALADPRADGLPLLVLGGGSNVVLTGDLDALVLLMEIPGYQPEETGDAWLVTAGAGENWNALVNRTIADGMPGLENLALIPGTAGAAPIQNIGAYGVELRERFEGVRAYDRHTGAFVWLDLRACGFGYRDSLFKHAGAGRYIITAVTLSLPKAWQPVLSYGELARELDGRAAPDAATIRDAVVAIRSRKLPDPAQLGNAGSFFKNPLVSAAQRDALLQANPDLVSYAQPDGSYKLAAGWLIDRCGFKGMTDGPVGVYGKQALVLVHHGGGTGAMLLALANRIADAVQARFGVRIEPEPVVL; translated from the coding sequence ATGGCAGATTTCCACGAATTCTATCCCCTGCGTCGCCACAATACATTCGGATTCGACGCGCGCGCGCGCTTTGCGGTGCATGTGCGCAGCGAAGCCGACCTGACCGCGGCCCTGGCCGACCCGCGTGCCGACGGCCTGCCCCTGCTGGTCCTGGGCGGCGGCAGCAATGTGGTACTGACCGGCGACCTGGACGCGCTGGTGCTGCTGATGGAAATCCCCGGCTACCAGCCGGAGGAGACTGGCGATGCCTGGCTGGTCACCGCCGGCGCCGGCGAGAACTGGAACGCGCTGGTCAACCGCACCATCGCCGACGGCATGCCCGGCCTGGAAAACCTGGCGCTGATCCCCGGCACCGCGGGCGCGGCGCCGATCCAGAATATCGGCGCCTACGGGGTGGAGCTGCGCGAGCGCTTCGAAGGCGTGCGCGCCTATGACCGCCACACCGGCGCATTCGTGTGGCTGGACCTGCGGGCCTGCGGCTTCGGCTACCGCGACAGCCTGTTCAAGCACGCCGGCGCCGGCCGCTACATCATCACGGCGGTGACGCTGAGCCTGCCCAAGGCGTGGCAACCGGTGCTGTCGTACGGAGAGCTGGCGCGCGAACTCGATGGCCGGGCTGCGCCCGATGCGGCCACGATTCGCGACGCCGTGGTCGCGATCCGTTCGCGCAAGCTGCCCGACCCGGCACAGCTGGGCAATGCGGGCAGCTTCTTCAAGAATCCGCTGGTCAGCGCGGCGCAGCGCGACGCGCTGCTGCAGGCCAACCCGGACCTGGTCAGTTATGCGCAGCCGGACGGCTCGTACAAGCTGGCAGCCGGCTGGCTGATCGACCGCTGCGGCTTCAAGGGCATGACCGATGGCCCGGTGGGCGTCTACGGCAAGCAGGCGCTGGTGCTGGTGCACCACGGCGGCGGCACCGGCGCGATGCTGCTGGCACTGGCCAACCGCATCGCCGATGCGGTGCAGGCGCGCTTTGGCGTGCGCATCGAACCGGAGCCGGTAGTGCTGTAA
- the rpsT gene encoding 30S ribosomal protein S20, translating into MANSAQARKRARQAVAQNAHNSSLRSRLRTAVKAVRKAIDAGDKAAAAEIFKNSQAVIDSIADKKIVHKNKAARHKSRLSAAIKSMAA; encoded by the coding sequence ATGGCAAATTCCGCACAAGCTCGCAAGCGCGCCCGCCAGGCCGTTGCCCAGAACGCTCACAACTCCAGCCTGCGTTCGCGTCTGCGCACCGCCGTCAAGGCCGTCCGCAAGGCCATCGACGCTGGCGACAAGGCCGCTGCCGCCGAGATCTTCAAGAACTCGCAAGCCGTGATCGACAGCATTGCCGACAAGAAGATCGTGCACAAGAACAAGGCTGCACGTCACAAGTCGCGCCTGTCGGCCGCCATCAAGTCGATGGCTGCCTGA
- a CDS encoding pyrimidine/purine nucleoside phosphorylase: MSQFDNVSVVKKANLYFDGKCVSHTVLFPDGTRKTLGVIFPAALTFNTGAPEIMEINAGTCRVRLAGSEDWQTYGAGQQFSVPGNSSFDIEVQETLDYVCHFA, translated from the coding sequence GTGAGCCAGTTCGACAACGTGTCGGTCGTCAAGAAAGCCAACCTGTACTTTGACGGCAAGTGCGTCAGCCACACCGTGCTGTTCCCGGACGGCACCCGCAAGACGCTGGGCGTGATCTTCCCGGCCGCGCTGACCTTCAACACCGGCGCGCCCGAGATCATGGAAATCAACGCCGGCACCTGCCGCGTGCGCCTGGCCGGTTCGGAAGACTGGCAGACCTATGGCGCGGGCCAGCAGTTCAGCGTGCCGGGCAACAGCAGCTTCGATATCGAGGTGCAGGAAACGCTGGACTACGTCTGCCACTTCGCGTGA
- the icd gene encoding NADP-dependent isocitrate dehydrogenase: protein MYQHIKVPAGEKITVNQDFSLNVPDNPIIPYIEGDGTGLDITPVMIKVVDAAVAKAYGGKRKIAWMEIYAGEKSTKVYGPDVWLPDETLEVLKDYVVSIKGPLTTPVGGGIRSLNVALRQQLDLYVCLRPVRYFKGVPSPVREPEKTDMVIFRENSEDIYAGIEWAAESEQAKKLIKFLQDEMGVKKIRFPATSGIGIKPVSREGTERLVRKAIQYAIDNDKPSVTLVHKGNIMKFTEGGFRDWGYELAQKEFGAELVDGGPWCKFKNPKTGKDIVIKDAIADAFLQQILLRPAEYSVIATLNLNGDYVSDALAAQVGGIGIAPGANMSDSVAMFEATHGTAPKYAGKDYVNPGSEILSAEMMLRHMGWTEAADLIISSMEQSILSKKVTYDFARLLEGATQVSCSGFGQVMIDNM from the coding sequence ATGTACCAACATATCAAGGTTCCGGCCGGCGAAAAGATCACGGTCAACCAGGACTTTTCGCTGAATGTCCCGGACAATCCGATCATTCCTTACATCGAAGGCGACGGTACGGGCCTCGATATCACCCCGGTGATGATCAAGGTGGTCGACGCGGCTGTGGCCAAGGCCTATGGCGGCAAGCGCAAGATCGCCTGGATGGAGATCTACGCCGGCGAGAAGTCCACCAAGGTCTACGGCCCGGACGTGTGGCTGCCGGACGAAACCCTGGAGGTGCTCAAGGATTACGTGGTCTCGATCAAGGGTCCGCTGACCACGCCGGTGGGCGGCGGCATCCGCTCGCTGAACGTGGCACTGCGCCAGCAGCTGGACCTGTACGTCTGCCTGCGCCCGGTGCGCTACTTCAAGGGCGTGCCCTCGCCGGTGCGTGAGCCGGAAAAGACCGACATGGTGATCTTCCGCGAGAACTCGGAAGACATCTACGCCGGCATCGAATGGGCGGCGGAAAGCGAGCAGGCGAAGAAGCTCATCAAGTTCCTGCAGGACGAGATGGGCGTGAAGAAGATCCGCTTCCCGGCGACCTCGGGCATCGGCATCAAACCGGTCTCGCGCGAGGGCACCGAGCGTCTGGTGCGCAAGGCGATCCAGTACGCCATCGACAACGACAAGCCGTCGGTGACGCTGGTGCACAAGGGCAACATCATGAAGTTCACCGAAGGTGGCTTCCGTGACTGGGGCTACGAGCTGGCGCAAAAGGAATTCGGCGCCGAGCTGGTCGACGGCGGCCCGTGGTGCAAGTTCAAGAACCCGAAGACCGGCAAGGACATCGTGATCAAGGACGCCATTGCCGACGCCTTCCTGCAGCAGATCCTGCTGCGTCCGGCCGAATACTCGGTGATCGCCACGCTGAACCTGAACGGCGACTATGTCTCCGACGCGCTGGCCGCACAGGTCGGCGGCATCGGCATCGCCCCGGGCGCCAATATGTCTGACTCGGTTGCCATGTTCGAGGCCACCCACGGCACCGCGCCGAAGTACGCCGGCAAGGACTACGTCAACCCGGGCTCGGAAATCCTGTCGGCCGAAATGATGCTGCGTCACATGGGCTGGACCGAAGCCGCGGACCTGATCATCTCGTCGATGGAGCAGTCGATCCTGTCCAAGAAGGTGACGTATGACTTCGCCCGCCTGCTGGAAGGCGCGACGCAGGTGTCGTGCTCGGGCTTTGGCCAGGTGATGATCGACAATATGTAA
- a CDS encoding pseudouridine synthase, which translates to MTLIALNKPFGTMSQFSEHPTRPTLAACVSVPGVYPAGRLDADSEGLLLLTDDGALQARIADPRHKLEKTYLAQVEGIPDAAALARLRAGVDLGDFVTQPARVRAIDAPDWLWPRQPPVRFRAAIPTAWLELKIREGKNRQVRRMTAAVGFPTLRLVRVGIGPLDLRALGLAPGACCEVLPAQLGLAPAAPRMRQEPAPRSHVSKTRQANDTKRRSRYKN; encoded by the coding sequence ATGACCCTGATTGCCCTGAACAAGCCGTTTGGCACCATGAGCCAGTTCTCGGAACACCCGACGCGCCCGACGCTGGCCGCGTGCGTGAGCGTGCCCGGCGTCTACCCGGCCGGGCGGCTCGATGCCGACAGCGAGGGCCTGCTGCTGCTGACCGACGACGGCGCGCTGCAGGCGCGCATCGCCGACCCGCGCCACAAGCTGGAGAAGACTTACCTGGCCCAGGTCGAAGGCATTCCCGATGCCGCCGCGCTGGCCCGGCTGCGCGCCGGGGTAGACCTCGGCGACTTCGTGACCCAGCCCGCCAGGGTACGCGCCATCGACGCGCCCGACTGGCTGTGGCCGCGCCAGCCGCCGGTGCGCTTTCGCGCGGCGATCCCGACCGCGTGGCTGGAGCTGAAGATCCGCGAGGGCAAGAACCGGCAGGTGCGCCGCATGACCGCCGCGGTCGGCTTTCCCACATTGCGGCTGGTGCGCGTCGGGATCGGCCCGCTCGACCTGCGCGCGCTCGGCCTCGCGCCCGGGGCCTGCTGCGAGGTGTTGCCGGCGCAACTGGGACTGGCACCGGCAGCACCGCGCATGCGCCAGGAGCCGGCACCTCGATCCCATGTCTCGAAGACCAGACAGGCGAACGACACCAAGCGGCGTTCTCGTTACAAAAACTAA